The Lycium barbarum isolate Lr01 chromosome 9, ASM1917538v2, whole genome shotgun sequence genome has a segment encoding these proteins:
- the LOC132609737 gene encoding AT-hook motif nuclear-localized protein 10-like produces the protein MDSQGSPPVHHPPHHLQSLPPHHPHPHPHQQTPLHNTMTPPHPPTPPPHQQEQQPNNSYILPNNNNNNNNHHNNLNIPANNIFQQQQQQQQQNIQQFPFNSITGQNPKPNLDYSDGSSTKKKRGRPRKYTANDGNNIGLGLNPTPLTQVSSVDSGGGGGGDNGAASSENPSKKARGRPLGSGKKQQQETLGAVGFGFTPHLINVNIGEDIASKVMSFSQQGPRAICILSATGVVCNVTLRQPSMGGGTVTYEGRFEIISLSGSFLLSESNGSRSRTGGLSVSLSGPDGRVLGGGVAGMLIAATPVQVVVGSFIAEKEKPKPKAPSSTPPPNMLNFGVSVTEASSPSPGASSDSSDENGGSPLSHERGPFGNAPQPMHGMPTTYWGQTM, from the exons ATGGATTCCCAAGGATCCCCACCGGTACACCACCCACCCCACCACCTCCAATCTCTAccaccccaccacccccaccctcaCCCCCACCAACAAACACCCCTACATAACACAATGACACCACCCCACCccccaaccccaccaccccaccaacaagaacaacaacctAACAACTCCTACATCctccccaacaacaacaacaacaacaacaaccaccacaACAACCTTAACATCCCAGCAAACAAcatattccaacaacaacaacaacaacaacaacaaaacataCAACAATTTCCATTCAATTCAATTACTGGGCAAAATCCAAAACCAAATCTTGATTACTCTGATGGATCATCTACTAAGAAAAAAAGAGGCAGACCAAGAAAGTATACTGCTAATGATGGTAACAACATTGGTTTAGGCCTTAATCCAACTCCATTAACTCAAGTTTCTTCAGTTGAttctggtggtggtggtggtggtgataatGGTGCTGCTTCTTCAGAAAACCCGTCGAAGAAGGCCCGTGGTAGGCCACTGGGCTCGGGAAAGAAGCAGCAGCAAGAAACTTTAg GTGCAGTTGGATTTGGATTTACGCCACATTTAATCAATGTGAACATCGGGGAG GATATAGCGTCAAAGGTTATGTCTTTTTCACAGCAAGGACCACGGGCAATTTGTATTCTATCTGCAACTGGAGTCGTATGCAATGTTACCCTCCGGCAACCTTCAATGGGTGGTGGCACCGTGACTTATGAG GGTCGATTTGAAATCATCTCATTATCGGGTTCATTCTTACTGTCAGAAAGTAATGGTAGCCGCAGCAGAACAGGTGGTCTAAGCGTGTCACTGTCTGGGCCAGATGGTAGAGTTTTGGGCGGTGGAGTTGCAGGAATGCTCATCGCTGCTACTCCTGTACAG GTGGTTGTGGGTAGCTTCATTGCGGAAAAGGAAAAGCCTAAGCCTAAGGCACCATCTTCAACTCCACCTCCGAATATGTTGAATTTTGGTGTTTCGGTAACCGAGGCGAGCTCTCCTTCCCCGGGTGCTTCAAGCGACTCATCCGATGAGAACGGTGGTAGCCCTCTCAGCCATGAACGGGGACCTTTTGGTAATGCTCCTCAACCAATGCACGGTATGCCAACGACGTATTGGGGCCAAACAATGTGA